The following is a genomic window from Spartobacteria bacterium.
TATCTTTTTTGCGATCGACGATGAAGAAATAGCCATCAAGGTCTTCAGTCCCGAGATCTCCTGTACGCAACCAGTCGCCAAGCATAATGGCAGAAGTATCCTCCGGCCGGTTGTAATACCCCTTCATGATATTCGGGCCGCGAACGCATATCTCACCAATCTCACCGCGCGGCAGCTCCTGTCCCTCTTCATCGACAATTTTCATCTCAACCAACGGAATGGGCAATCCGATGGAAAGGGGTTTGCGCATACCGCCGATAGGATTGACGGACGTGGCGGGCGAACATTCAGTCGGTCCATCGCCTTCATAAATGGCTTTTCCAAAACGTTCCTCAAAGCGATCCATTACCTCCGCCGGCATGGCGGCACCACCGGACACGCCGTATTTTAATCCGGCCAGACAGGGGGTCAATGCCTCGGGAAGGCGTAGCAGCAGGTTGTACATGCTGGGAACACCGAGGAACACAGAAACGCCTTCTTTCTCAATGACCCTTACCGTTTCAACAGGATCAAAGCGCGGAAGAGTGACAACCCGGATGCCAAATAGCAAGGGGAAGATCATTCCTACGGTCGCGGCAAAAGCATGAAACATGGGCAGAACCAGAAGAAAGGCATCAGAACCCGGATCGAGATGCAGTGCCTGGTTCATACTCCAGGTATTGCTTAATAAATTCAGATGCGTCAGCATAGCTCCTTTGGGATATCCTGTCGTACCCGATGTATATAGAATAGCAGCCACTTCGTCTGCAGGATCAATATGTAACGCGGACGGAACGCCTTTTGTTTCCAGCAGATCTTTATACAAAAGATCATTGGTATGCACAGGTGCATCACCAATGCAAATATGCTGCACACCCTCCGGCAGTGTGGGAACAATGGACAGGACGGACGTCGCCAATGCCTGATGATAAATAAAGAAACGAATCCCCGCATCATTCAGATTGTATGCAGCCTCTTTGGGATTGAGTAACAGGTTAATGGGAACAACCGTTCCCCCCGCTTTGATCACGCCAAAGTAAGAAACGATGAATGCAATCGAATTGATACAGTACAATCCAACGCGATCACCGGCATTTAGACCTGATTGAAGTAACGCACAGGCCATAGCATCAGTCCGCTGCGCAATGTCCTGATACGTCACCACTCCATCCATCGCCTTAAAAGCAATGCGATCCGGTGCACGGCTACAGCTGCGGTTCAATGCATCACCAAGCGTAACGCCCGCAATTTCTAAAGGTAAACCCATTCCTGAACTCCCGTACAATGCTACCATCTGCCTTTAATAAACGGCGGTATCTGCTCCCTGATAAACCGCGTCGCCAAATCCAAGAATGAGGACAAAAATGAATGGCAGAAATAGCAATCCCAGTGTAAAGCCCAGTCCTTTTCCAAAAGCGGCAGACACGCCGCTCAGCATCATTACTGCTATCACAATATTCACCAATGGAATAAACATTAGAAGTAACCACCAACCGGGTTTACCTGCAATCTGCAACAATACATAGATGTTATAGATGGGAATAATACATGCCCAGCCGGGTTTACCGGCCTTTTCAAATACCTTCCACTGACCAACAAGAACAACCAGCACAAGTGCCAGCTGAACAATCAAGAAAATACTTATACCACCCGTATCAGCGTTCATGTTCTGCTCCTTAATAGTAATTCGTAGCATGAAGTTTCGTAATCAACCGATACAGATGCTATATGCTATAGCTTCTTGAACGCAATATTTTTTGTTTTCTTTCT
Proteins encoded in this region:
- a CDS encoding signal peptidase I — protein: MNADTGGISIFLIVQLALVLVVLVGQWKVFEKAGKPGWACIIPIYNIYVLLQIAGKPGWWLLLMFIPLVNIVIAVMMLSGVSAAFGKGLGFTLGLLFLPFIFVLILGFGDAVYQGADTAVY
- a CDS encoding long-chain fatty acid--CoA ligase — protein: MVALYGSSGMGLPLEIAGVTLGDALNRSCSRAPDRIAFKAMDGVVTYQDIAQRTDAMACALLQSGLNAGDRVGLYCINSIAFIVSYFGVIKAGGTVVPINLLLNPKEAAYNLNDAGIRFFIYHQALATSVLSIVPTLPEGVQHICIGDAPVHTNDLLYKDLLETKGVPSALHIDPADEVAAILYTSGTTGYPKGAMLTHLNLLSNTWSMNQALHLDPGSDAFLLVLPMFHAFAATVGMIFPLLFGIRVVTLPRFDPVETVRVIEKEGVSVFLGVPSMYNLLLRLPEALTPCLAGLKYGVSGGAAMPAEVMDRFEERFGKAIYEGDGPTECSPATSVNPIGGMRKPLSIGLPIPLVEMKIVDEEGQELPRGEIGEICVRGPNIMKGYYNRPEDTSAIMLGDWLRTGDLGTEDLDGYFFIVDRKKDMIIVNGMNVYPRMIEELLYKHPVIQEVAVVGEPHDSHGEIVVAYVVCRDDSTCTAADLRTYCQEHLGRFEVPRKFIFMDALPKNAAGKIVKRQLRKHGEMERGIKL